The following are from one region of the Magallana gigas chromosome 4, xbMagGiga1.1, whole genome shotgun sequence genome:
- the LOC117683604 gene encoding nuclear apoptosis-inducing factor 1, whose product MELSNNGGVNIRSYERCASAEGTFVFAAIYILSSAKLFSTMEKELKRRKPNWSESELMALAEAVAPHFRVLKGKFSAFITSERKNQLWQDIANQVNAVAMVNRTTEEMKKKWADMQSLTKKKEAERRRSMKQTGGGPAPNFMFKNWENLVLQSLSDVAIEGISGGVDTAECESRPSPVVPAGIIIHEVPASENSELSESASTPCARMTSINNSTYKDMNFESESSQSQERPRKQTRVQRKENEVPVHISQLLSMEEEKISKLETYRSRKIKILEEMLELQRRSTIAVESISNSMHQSGNSQPLSLSLSPVIKFS is encoded by the exons ATGGAACTCTCTAATAACGGAGGTGTGAATATTCGTAGTTACGAACGCTGCGCAAGCGCAGAGGGCACTTTCGTTTTCGCGGCTATTTACATTTTATCGTCTGCGAAACTGTTTTCAACAATGGAGAAAGAGTTGAAACGGAGAAAACCCAACTGGAGTGAGTCGGAGCTAATGGCTTTAGCAGAGGCAGTAGCTCCGCACTTCCGAGTTTTAAAGGGGAAGTTTTCCGCTTTTATAACTTCTGAGAGGAAAAATCAACTGTGGCAGGATATCGCTAACCA AGTCAATGCTGTTGCAATGGTCAACAGAACAACCGaggaaatgaagaaaaaatgggCAGACATGCAAAGTCTGACAAAGAAAAAGGAAGCAGAGAGGAGGAGATCAATGAAACAGACAGGAGGAGGACCAGCCCCAAATTTCATGTTCAAAAATTGGGAAAATTTG gttctACAGTCTTTATCAGATGTTGCAATTGAAGGCATCAGTGGTGGAGTTGATACCGCAGAATGTG AAAGTAGACCATCCCCAGTGGTACCTGCAGGGATTATTATCCATGAAGTTCCGGCATCAGAAAATTCAGAACTGAGCGAGTCTGCTTCAACCCCATGTgcaa GAATGACAAGTATCAACAACAGCACATACAAAGACATGAATTTTGAGA GCGAGTCTAGTCAAAGTCAAGAAAGGCCAAGAAAACAGACAAGGGTGCAAAGGAAAG aaaatgaagttCCGGTACACATATCACAGCTGTTATCTATGGAAGAggagaagatttctaaactgGAGACATACAGATCCAGAAAAATCAAGATTCTTGAAGAAATGCTTGAACTACAACGCAGAAGCACCATTGCAGTTGAATCCATAAGCAACTCCATGCACCAGTCAGGAAATTCTCAACCATTGTCATTGTCGTTATCTCCTGTAATTAAATTCTCTTAA
- the LOC117683603 gene encoding putative nuclease HARBI1 produces MAACLLFIEVLRENEDKAFRRERVFRDRSQVLDMLTDSELIGRYRFPRRVILQLTDDVKDFIQPQTLRSHAIPAHIQVLTCLRFLAKGDYLSETTDIHGISKSSGCLAVHRVVDAVFKALQNIEFPTRREHISRTKASFYKIAGFPNVIGAIDGTQIPIQGMGTDDEHLYVCRKGFHSINVQAVVDADLRFTNAVCKFPGATHDAFILQNSSLPNLIESLQDGGWLIGDSGYPLKEWLMTPISNPRSGQEERYNSAHCRTRNAIERAFGVLKARFRCLHKTGGCLPYRPDKCTKIIECAMRLHNLAINERVPLMVETEEEDDVQQPFAPVIPNNCTAAMLRDRLVQRF; encoded by the exons atggccGCCTGCTTATTGTTTATTGAAGTTTTAAGAGAAAACGAAGACAAGGCTTTCCGTCGTGAACGCGTTTTCAGAGACAGGAGTCAAGTTCTAGATATGTTGACCGACAGCGAGCTCATTGGGCGATATAGATTTCCAAGGCGAGTTATTCTGCAGCTGACAGACGATGTCAAAGACTTCATACAGCCACAAACTTTGAGGTCGCATGCCATTCCAGCCCACATCCAG GTTCTAACATGCTTGCGTTTCCTGGCTAAAGGAGACTACCTCTCAGAAACAACAGACATTCATGGGATCTCCAAATCATCTGGATGTCTGGCTGTTCATCGAGTGGTCGATGCTGTCTTCAAAGCTTTGCAGAACATCGAGTTCCCTACAAGGAGGGAACACATTTCCCGTACCAAAGCGTCGTTCTACAAGATTGCTGGGTTCCCAAATGTGATTGGTGCCATCGATGGGACTCAGATACCCATACAAGGCATGGGAACAGATGACGAACACCTGTATGTCTGCAGAAAGGGTTTTCATTCCATAAACGTGCAAGCGGTTGTAGACGCAGATTTAAG GTTCACAAATGCCGTCTGCAAATTCCCAGGAGCAACCCATGATGCGTTCATTTTGCAAAACAGCTCCTTGCCAAATTTGATTGAAAGCCTTCAGGATGGAGGTTGGCTGATAGGCGATTCGGGTTATCCCCTTAAAGAGTGGCTGATGACTCCTATCAGCAACCCGAGGAGTGGACAAGAAGAGCGGTACAATTCGGCTCACTGTCGTACTAGAAATGCTATTGAAAGGGCATTTGGTGTGCTTAAAGCACGTTTCAG GTGCTTGCACAAAACTGGAGGATGCTTGCCTTATAGACCAGACAAATGCACGAAAATAATTGAATGTGCTATGAGGCTACACAACTTGGCCATAAACGAGAGGGTGCCTCTCATGGTAGAAACTGAGGAAGAAGATGATGTCCAGCAACCATTTGCTCCAGTTATCCCCAACAATTGTACTGCAGCAATGCTGAGAGATAGACTTGTACAAAGATTTTGA
- the LOC117682850 gene encoding uncharacterized protein codes for MKIQVGAKMKEKGSQADMRPRVRSIGVQCNGTDIPPLPRPDREPARNEPLSSSEESSETDSDRGSVYEPSSTGSEESQIQDDQNDVHNPLEETKFIVSKSKLMELFSACRRCHRYAVDCVQHLVGTMVKIVAECQFCGFSWQWCSQPYLGSIPAGNLGLSAGILFSGALAAKVLRVLQCMGVATITQRTFSSHQSSILFPSVAREWDKHQRDYVRMAEEREEPLVLGGDGRADSPGHCAKYGSYSTIDLEQGIVVDIQLVQSNQVKNSNAMEKRGLELAVRWLQEHHLQIGIIITDRHLQIQKWIRENLPQTTHYYDVWHVTKGLKKKILAASKLKECEDISRWNKSLTNHLYWVAASTPDGDGDVMWAKLELVENHIHNVHEGHSDAFPTCANETLDGDQRQKKWIKPETKASEKLSEIILSKQMQKDVPKLSPLHQTSQVEAFHSTINHFAPKMVSFSYHGMYCRLMIAAIHFNENSSRPSATTKEGDLQYKISFPKFKHGDYSVRKKSVDPTYGYTSTLMQETLSVVKGASDEPVPCLPAVQPPPLCSGFIHPEKEDAILHFQSRFAGRETTV; via the exons ATGAAAATTCAAGTCGGTGCAAAGATGAAAGAAAAAG GCTCACAAGCTGATATGAGGCCAAGAGTTAGAAGTATAGGAGTCCAATGCAATGGCACAGATATCCCCCCACTACCTAGACCAGACAGAGAACCAGCTAGAAATGAGCCTTTGAGCAGCAGCGAGGAATCCAGCGAGACAGACAGTGATCGTGGGTCTGTCTATGAGCCATCTTCTACAGGATCTGAGGAGTCCCAAATCCAAGATGATCA gaatgatGTACACAATCCTTTGGAAGAAACCAAATTCATCGTCTCCAAGTCCAAGCTGATGGAGCTGTTTAGTGCCTGTCGGAGATGTCATCGATATGCTGTGGATTGTGTTCAACACCTGGTTGGAACAATGGTGAAGATAGTAGCTGAATGCCAGTTTTGTGGTTTTTCATGGCAGTGGTGCAGTCAACCGTATCTTGGATCCATTCCAGCTGGAAACCTTGGACTATCTGCTGGTATTCTCTTCTCTGGTGCCCTTGCAGCCAAAGTCCTTAGGGTCCTGCAGTGCATGGGAGTAGCCACCATCACCCAGAGGACATTTTCCTCCCACCAGTCATCGATTTTGTTCCCTTCTGTGGCTAGAGAATGGGACAAGCATCAGAGGGATTACGTCAGGATGGCAGAAGAAAGAGAGGAACCACTTGTCCTCGGTGGAGATGGCAGAGCTGACTCTCCTGGACACTGTGCCAAGTACGGGTCCTACAGCACCATTGACTTAGAACAGGGCATTGTTGTGGATATTCAGCTTGTTcag AGTAATCAAGTGAAGAACAGTAATGCCATGGAGAAACGAGGACTTGAGCTTGCTGTGAGATGGCTTCAAGAACATCACTTGCAGATTGGCATCATCATTACAGATCGCCATCTTCAGATCCAAAAGTGGATAAGAGAGAACCTCCCACAAACAACCCACTATTATGATGTGTGGCATGTAACAAAAG gcTTAAAAAAGAAGATACTGGCAGCATCAAAGCTTAAAGAATGCGAAGACATCTCTAGATGGAACAAAAGCCTGACCAACCATTTGTACTGGGTGGCAGCTTCTACGCCAGATGGTGATGGAGATGTAATGTGGGCCAAGTTGGAATTGGTGGAGAATCACATCCATAATGTTCATGAAGGCCACAGTGATGCATTTCCAACCTGCGCTAATGAGACACTTGATGGGGACCAGAGACAAAAGAAATGGATCAAGCCAG AAACGAAAGCCAGTGAAAAGCTATCGGAGATCATCTTGTCGAAACAAATGCAGAAAGATGTTCCCAAACTGTCTCCCCTGCATCAGACTTCACAGGTCGAAGCTTTCCACAGCACCATAAACCACTTTGCACCCAAGATGGTTTCCTTTTCTTATCATGGAATGTACTGTAG GTTGATGATTGCTGCcattcattttaatgaaaattcttCGAGACCCAGTGCCACAACCAAAGAGGGTGACTTACAATACAAGATTTCATTTCCAAAGTTCAAGCATGGGGACTACAGTGTGCGGAAGAAGAGTGTTGATCCAACTTATG GATATACATCAACCCTTATGCAGGAGACGCTATCTGTCGTAAAAGGAGCCAGTGATGAACCTGTTCCATGTTTACCAGCTGTACAGCCACCTCCATTGTGTAGCGGGTTCATCCATCCTGAAAAAGAAGATGCCATACTTCACTTCCAGTCAAGATTTGCAGGCAGGGAGACAACAGTGTAG